The DNA sequence CTTAAGCCTCTACGTCGAGCCCAACCGCTACCTGGCCCGCCTCGAGCAATCCCCCTCCGCGGACGCCCCGCCCTACCAGAAGGCTCTCGAACAGGTCGCCCTCTTCTCCAAAGGCAACGCCAACGGCACCGGACTCGCCATCGACGTCCTGCCCACCCGCATCCAGCTCAAATCCTTCGCCAGCGGAGACCCCGAACTCACCAAACAAGCCCGTGAGGCCTACCTCAGCGACTACAAAGCCGACTGGGCCAACATGCTCACCAAAAACACCATGCTCGGCGTCCGCACCAGCTTCGATCTCGCCGGCCTCTACCAGACCTTCATCAACGGGCTCCCCGAAGAGAATCAACGCGCCCTCCGCCGAAACCTCGTCGAATGGGGCCGCAACGTCGACGTCAACGTCGAAGAAGACATCATCAACGCCTTGTCCGGCCACTCCCTGATCGCGTTCTACGGCATCGGCACCCGCCAGCTCATGGGCGCGCTCGGCCAGGGCAACGCCTTCCAACAGGGCATGCGCGTTCTCTCGGCCAGCGGCCTGATGATCTCGGCCGGCTTCAGCGATCAACGCAAAATGGAGAGCCTCCTCGACCGCCTGGCACAAATGGCCACCGGCCACGCCGAACTCCGCCCGGTCAACTACAAAGCCTCGCCGGTCGAAGACGCCCGCGTCCTGGCGCCGGCCAACCTCGACATGGTCCCGGCCAGGCTCTTCCAGCGCGGCGACACCCTCACCCTGGCCGCCGCCGGCATGGGCGAAGACGCCGTCTATGAGTACCTCTCCGGCAAACGCGACGAACCCGCTCTCAAAGACGTCGAAGGCCTCGACCTGGGCGCGCGCTTCGCCTCCGCAGACAACCTCAACGGCCTCTACTTCAACTTCGAGCGCCTCCGCGATAACTTTGGCGCTATGCCCATGATCGGAAACGTGATCGCCAGGCTCGACCCCCTCCAGGAGCTCCTCCTCGAAGTCTCCGTCGAAGACCACGGCCTCTTCGCCACCTTCTCCCTGGACTTCGTCGCTCCCCTGCCCGAGCCCTCCGCCCAGGCCGACGCTCCCACCGAGGCCCCATGAGACTCCGCGTCGAAGACCTCTCGCGCCGCTTCACAAGCGGCGACCGCGAGGTCGTCGCCCTCGACCACGTCTCCCTGACCATCGAGCCCGGCGAATTCGTCGCCATCGTAGGAAAGAGCGGCAGCGGCAAAACCACGCTGCTCAATGCCCTCGGTGGGCTCGATACCTCCTACCAGGGCGCAGTGTTCCTCGGCGACGACGCCCCCCCCTTGCATGGCCTCTCCGAGCCCGAACTTGCCCGGGCTCGGCAGAGGCATCTGGGCTACGTCTTCCAGCACTTCAACCTCCTCGATCACCTCAGCGCGCTGGAAAACGTCGCCCTCCCCGCCTTCTTCGGCGGGGAGTTTGCCGGCGCCCCGGCCCTGGCCAGAGCCGCACAACTCCTCGCCCACGTCGGGCTCGAAGCCCTGGCCCACACCCGCCCCCCCCTGCTCTCCGGCGGACAAAAGCAACGCGTGGCCATCGCCCGGGCACTCTTTCAGAACCCCGACATCCTCCTCTGCGACGAACCCACCGGCAGCCTCGATCACGCCACCGGCCTGCAAATCCTCGACATCTTCGAGTCGCTCAATCGCACCCGCAACATGACCGTCATCCTGGTCACCCACGAGCGTCACGTCGCCGCACGCGCCCGACGACGCATCGTCATCGATCAGGGCCGCGTCATCGAAGACGCCCTGCAGACCCCGCACCGCGAGGTCTCCGCATGAACTCCTCCTTCTCCCCCACGCGCTTCCGCGCCCTTGTCGCCCAGAGCCTGCGCCAGAACCGACTCCACTTCGCACTCTCCGGCCTGGGTGTGGCCGTCGGCATCGCCACCCTCGTCTTCTTCACCGCTCTGGGCCAGGGAGTACGCACCCAGATTCTGGAGCGCGTCTTTGTCATCGGCCAACTCGAAGTCATCGACCCGACCGCCGACGCCCCCTCCCTGGGGGGCCTCTTCGGCTCCGGCGGCGGCCTCAACGAGCGCATGGTGCAGCGCGTCCGCGACCTCGACGAGGTCGCTGCCGTCTTCCCCAAGCAAAAAATCACCTTCCCGGCCAGCGCCCGCGGCGGAAAGTCCCTCCTCGGCAGCGATCTCACCATCGAATTCATCGCCGATGGCATCCCCGAAAACCTCGTCGACGAAGACCTCAAAGATCCCCTGGGGTTCACCGACCACGCTGCCCCCTCGCCATGCACCGCCGACGCCGACTGCGCCACCGGCCTGAGCTGCGCCCAGAACACCTGCCAGCCCCTGGCGTGCCGCCCCGACGACGACCTCGCGCAAATCTGCGGCGCCCAGGCCTACTGCCACCCGCAACAACACCACTGCGCCTGGCCCATCCCCGTGCTCGCACACCCCAATCTCATCGAGCTCTACAACGCCAGCCTGCGCACCGCTCTCAAGGGCTCGCAGGGCATCGGCGGCCAGCTCCCCCACCTCTCCGAAGACCTCCTGGTCGGACTGGAGTTCGAACTCGTCTTAGGCCAGAGCTTCCTGGGCCGCGCCGGACAATCCGAGCGACAACTCGAACGCGCCCGCCTCGTCGGCTTCTCCGAGCGCGCCATGCCCATGGGGGCCACCCTGCCCCTGAGCATCGTCCAGCGCCTAAACGCCCACTACTCCGGAGACGACGTCGCCGGCATCTACCACTCCCTTCTCGTCGAAGCCGCCGCCAACGATCAGGTCCCCTCCCTGACCGCTCGACTCACCGACGAACTCGGCCTCAAACTCTCCTCCAGACACCAGCAAGCCGAACGCGTTGGCCTTCTGATCCTCCTCATCACCCTGCTCTTTAACCTCATCGCGCTGATCATCCTGGGCATCTCCGCGCTCAACATCACCCACACCTTCTCCATGATGGTACTCAAGCGTCGCGCCGAGTTCGGCCTGATGCGCGCCCTCGGCGCCACTCGCCGCACCATTCACCTGCTCGTCCTGGGCGAGGCCACCATCGTGGCGCTCCTCGCCGCCCTGGCCGGCCTCGCCATGGGATGGCTGGCCACCCTGGGCATCGACCTTGCATTTGCTCACCTGGTCGGCGATTTTCCCTTCAAACCCGACTCGCTCTTTGGCTGGCGCCTCTGGATGCCCGCCCTGGGATTCGGTACCGCTCTGATCTTTTGCTGGCTTGGCGCGCTGATCCCCGCGCGCCGCGCCGGCCACATCTCTCCGGCCGCCGCACTAACCGGACGCTAAACCTTTATTGGCTCGTCACTCCTTTTCTTCGAGGTCTGACCTATGCGCTCATTACACCGATCCATCGCCATCGCCCTGCTCGCCATGCTCTTCACCGGCTGCGGTGACTGCGCCGATACCAACGGGCTGACCGAGCCCGACGACCTCGACGTCTCCGTGGACGCCGACACCGACGACGTCGGCGTCCCCGACACCACCACCCCCGACGCCGATGACGAAGATGCTCACACCCTCGACACCGGCCCCAGCTGCCCGGCCCTCCAGAGCTGCGGCGAAGACTGCTGTGATGAAGACCAACTCTGCCTGGCCGGAAGCTGCGTCACCCCCGGAGCCTCCTGCGAAAGCTCCCTCCAATGTGCCGCCGACGAGTTCTGTGAGCCCACCTTAGGCCAATGCCTCCCGGATCTGGGCGATGCCTGCATCTACCGCCCCGAGGGCAACGTCTTCGACCCCGTCGTCGACGTCGCCTGGCAGGCCACCGACGACACCCCCGCACCGACCCACCGACAGGTCATGATGACCCCCTCGGTCGTCGATATCACCGGCGACGGCATCCCCGAGATCATCTTCTCCACCTTCGCCGACCACTACTACACCAACGACGGCATTCTCCGCGCCGTCAACGGACGCACCTACGAACCCGTCTTCGATCTCACCGACCCGGCCCATCGCGTCTCCGCCGCGGCCTCCCTGGCCGTCGGCGACATCGATCGCGACGGCAAAAACGAAATCATCGCCGTCCTCACCGGGGGACACGGCCTCATCGCCTTCGACGACCACGACACCGGCTGGGCCGAAATGTGGCGCACCGCTCCCTTCCCCATGGGCTGGGACGGCGCCTACCTCGCCGACCTCGATGGTGACGGAAGCGTGGAAGTCGTCGGCGCCAACCGCGTCTTCGACGGCGTCTCCGGCGCCGAGCTCTGCGTCAACGCCGCCGTGAGCGACACCCCTCAAAACTCCCTGGTCGCCGACCTCGACGGCGACGGTGATCTCGAAGTCGTCGCCGCATCCGGCGCCTTTAGCTTCACCCGAAACCCCGACGGCACCGCCGACTGCCCCACCGCCTGGACCTACGACGACGGCGTCGGTGGCTATCCCGCCGTTGCCGACTTCGGCCAGTTCGTCGGCGACACCTTCGAATACGGTAACTTCGACGGCCTCCCCGAGGTCGCCATCGTCACCAGGCGCGCCCAGGACGCCCTCAAACTCCACGACGGACGCACCGGCCAGCGCATCTGGATGGCTCCCATGCCCACCAGTGGCCATCCCCACTACACCGACGCCACCTGCGCCGGCTCTCTGGGCGCCGGCCCTCCCACCATCGCCGACTTCAACGGCGACGGACTGCCCAACGTCGCCACCGCCGGCTCCTGCTTCTACGTCGTCTTCAACGAACGCGGCGAACTGATGTGGAAGCTCCCCTCCCAGGACTTCTCCAGCCGGGTCACCGGCTCCTCCGTCTTCGATTTCCAGGGCGACGGCAAAGCCGAAGTCGTCTACGGCGACGAGTGCTTCCTGCGCGTCTACGACGGCACCGGCAATGGCGACGGCACCACCGACATCATCTTCCAGATCGCCAACACCAGCGGAACCACCCGCGAACTCCCCGTCATCGTCGACGTCGACCGCGACTACCACGCAGAAATCGTCGTCATCTCCAACGATTACTCCGCCGGCCTCTCTCAGCGCTGCCGCGAAGACTGGCCCGGGTTCGACGACCTCGGCGGCTCCTTCGCCGGCGTGCGAGTCATCCGCGATGTCGAAAGCCGCTGGGTCGCCACACGCCCGGTCTGGAACCAGCACGCTTACAGCGTCACCAACGTCTGCGACGGCCTCGACGATTCGCTCTGCCCCGGCACCGCCAACCTCCCCGGCGCCATCCCCTCCCCGCGCCTCGACAACTGGCGCGTCGAGCACCTCAACAACTTCCGACAGAACGTCCAGGGCGAAGGCCTCTTCAATGCCCCGGACCTCGTCGTCAACCAGGCCCAGGGCACCTGCAATGACGACCACCTCTCCCTTCACTTCATCGCCTCCAACCAGGGCAGCCGCGGCGTGATCGAAGGCCTCCCCGTCGCCCTCTATTACGTCGACGGCGACCAAGAGCTCCTCATCGACGTCGTCCCCTCCGACCAGCTTCTGGCTCCCGGTGGACGCCTGGAGCTGACCTACGACTGGTACGACGCCCCCATCACATCCGGCGACGGCGAACAGGTCGAAGTCATCGCCCGCATCAACGACGATGGTACAGGCCAGCGCACCCTCCGCGAGTGCAACGAAGACAACAACGAGCTGCGCGCCACCATCTCCTGCCCCTGCACCAATAACGACCACTGCCCCCGCGGCCACTACTGTCATAACAGTGGCTCTTGCTGGCCCATCCAGGGCTAAGCCCCCCTCCTGAACACAAAAAAGCCGGGCCTATAGCCCGGCTTTTTTGTGTCGCTCACGTCTCTCTTCAGCGCATCTGCCCGAGCTGCCGGCGACGCCCCATCAACGCCAGCAACGCCCCCAACAGCCAGGCGACTCCCCCCACACCACCGCCGGCCACGCCACACCCGCCCCCCTCGCCGTCCTCATCCTGCGCGTCCGGCTCACCGGCATCCACCTCCTCCTCCGGTTCATCCTGCGCGTCCGGCTCACCGGCATCCACCTCCTCCTGTGGCACCTCGGAGCTATCGCATTGTCCCGGACGCTCCACATCGCGCGCCACCTCACCAAAGATGCTCCCTTCGTCCGTCGTCGCGCACACCTGCTCGCTCCGCACCTCTTCACCACTTAACAGATGCCGCGCGTGCACCTGCAAGCAGTACACTCCAGCCCCCTCTCCCGAATACAGCACATTCACCTGACTGAACTCACTCGCCAGGCCCTCCGACGCCACATCCCCCTCGCCATTGAGCACCTGCACCCACACCTGCCCGGCGTTCGGCACGCTCCCAAGCTCCCCGACCACCTGCGGCGACCGAAGATCGCTCGTATACCAACACTCCCGAAAGTCATCGCTCGCGCAGCAGGCGCCTCCTCCACACGACGAACAGCTACAGCACTCGTACGACTTCGCTCGCGTATCAACCCGGACCTCGGCGTTGACCACCTCAACGCCCGCCAGCGCCTGAACCTCCTGCTCCTCGACCGCCTCAAAACCAAACGCTTCCTCACTCCACGGTCCCCCCTCAGTCCCGGTATCTACCCCGGCACGAACGACAACCTGGTAACTCTCCCCCGGCACCAAGCTCTCCACCGGTTTCAGATACACCGCCTCCCTCATCTCCAGAACACCCGGCGAACAATCCATCCACGGCGCGCCCCTCCCTCGTCGCTGATTCAGCACCTGCAGCGTCGAGGGCACCTCCTCCCCGGCCTCATCGAAGATCACTACCTCGACTCCGTCCCCGTCTACGCTGCGTGAAATCTTCAGCGGAATTCCGAAGTTCGCCGGCAGCACTGCGACCTCCCCTCCGACGATCTGGACCGTGTCAACTGGCGGAACCGAACACGCCTCAACCTCGTCACTTGCCAGCACCAGACCGGCGCCCGCAATCCCCGCAACCACCACGCCACGCATCACCAACATACTCATCATCCACCTCATCTCAGCAGCATGGGCCCGGGCTCATCGACAACGCTCCGCCGCAGGGAAACCCCAAGCCACAGCGCGCCGCACACCCTCTCCCACCGGACAACCCGACTAGATTCGACGCCTCAGACAATGCCTCTCCCCCGATCGCATCACAATCAGGCCCCTCTTCTGCCCGAATGCCGGTCACTTCCGACTGTCCCCCTCCAAACGCATCGCGCTCTAGTCACCATCCGGCGCCGCCCCCCTCCCTCCTCCTGGCCTCCCTGGCCAGTGCACTTCCAGGGTGCCCTCGCCATCAGCGCCCTTTCCCTGCCCCTACCTCCCCCCGGGCAGCCACCACCTCAGCGGCGCCTCCGACGTCCTCTTCCCCTCCCGCCGGGAGGGCTCGACGGCGGCCCCGCCCACAGATTCAGCACCACCAGCACCAACACCCCCACCACGACCAGCATCAACAGCTGCCTATCGCTTAACCCCGCGCCTCCAACCTCCCCACCTCGTCGAAGCACCTCGATCACCAGACCTGTCACGCTCATCACCATCATGCCTCCCTGATCTCCCGCACCAAAGACCGAGCATCCACGCTCGGTCTCCACCCGCGGCGAATCCCCCGGGCGCTTCCGGCCAGATCTTGCCACATCGCCGATCGCCCCTCTTCTAACCCTCCTCCCCCCCCTCTCTCAGTCGAGCTTTCCCTCTCCGCACACGGGATATGCTTCCAGCTCGAATATCAACCCTCTTCCCAAATGGGATGTGCTTCCCGCTCGAATATCGACCCTCTTTTCCCACGGGATGTGCTCCCAGCTCCTATATCAACCTCTTTCCCATACGGGATGTGCTCCCAGCTCCTATATCAACCTCTTTCCCATACGGGATGTGCTCCCAGCTCCTATATCAACCTCTTTCCCACGCGAAATGTGCTCCCAACTCGAATATCACCTCCTTTCCCACACGGGATTTCCTTCCAGCGACTGATTTTGCCTTTTCCCACGCCCAAACCTTGAATCTCCCGCGCCGCCCTCTAAACTACCCCCATTCCTATCCGCAGTTCCTCGATGGCGCTCTCCTGAGCGGGCTTCTCCGCTGCCCCTCAGCCCGGAGTGGTATCGCCTGCGTTTCGAGTGAGACAGGAGCGCGACCAACGCCCACCGGGGGCGATCGGTCACTTCCATGTTTCGGTGCGCTCGCCAGTACGGCGCCCCCTTGCTCCAGGAGCACCACATGAAGGCTTCCGTCAGCGTTCAGGTCAGCACCCAGCTTCGTAACGGTCAAAACGTCATCCACGCCCTCGACGCCCACAACAGCTCCGTGGCCCGCACCCTGGTCGCCATGCAGTCCCACGACCTCCAGCTACACCTGGAGCAAGACGAAGTCGAACGCTGGATCCGCTGGCTCCGCCACAAACTCCACCACGCCAACGAGTCCCTAAACCAGGCCGAGCTCGCCTACACCGCCCGCCAGGGCACCGAACAGCCCCTGATCACCGCCCGGGACGACGCCTACGCACAACTCAATGACGACATCCGCAGCGTCCGCAACAGCATCGAACAGATCCTCGGACGAAAGGCCCTCGCCAGGTTTGGGATGCATAAACAACCCCCGCAACGCCTCGACGACCTCGAACGCTACGTCGAAAACGTCATCCACCTCCTCGGAAAGAATCCCACCGCCACCTCCCGTCTCGGCATCTCCATGGACACCGCCTCCATCGCGGCGAGCCTCAACGACAAACGGCAGCACTACAACCAGGCCCGCCAGGACGAAAAACGCAACCGACGGGACATTGAAGACGCCAAAGGCCTCCGCGACCAGGCTGTGGAACGCTGGCGCGTCGTCTACCTCGCCGTCGCCGGGCAACTCGAACACCTCTTCCGGCTCGCCGAACGCCCCGACCTGGCCGAACGCGTTCGCCCCACCTTAAGACGAGCCCGCGGCGAAGAAGGTCCCGAACCCGACGCCGGAATCCCCCCCGCAAACTTCCAGCCCGACATCCTGGAACTTGGTCCCTCCCAACCCGCCCCCGAAGAACCCTTCGCCACAGACCCCGCATAACCCCGACTTGCCCACTTCAGCCCCGCAAACGCGGGGCTTTTTTCTTTCTAAAACAACGCTACTATCGCGCTCGGCTCTGCCCTTCCCCCCTTTGAGTCCCCCCCTTCACATCCGAGACCTGCCATGCAGACCTCCCCCCTCATCCGCCCCCTCTCCCCTCAAGACGCCCCCGAAATCGACCGCATCCAGCACCTGGCCTATGGCGAAGGCCTCCGGGAACTCCTCGACGCCCTCGTCTCCAGAATCCACGTCGCCCCCGACTTCTGCTTCGCCGCGCAGTCCCCACAACACGCTTCCCTGGCCGCCTACATCCTGGCACACCCCTGGCCTGCCGACGCCTCCCCCGGCCTCGACAATGTCATCACCTCCCTCCCCGACCAATCCGATGCCATTCACCTCCACGACATGGCTGTCGACCCGGCCTTCGGCGGTCAGGGCATCGCCACCAAACTCCTCGACACCCTCATCGACGCCGCTCGCCAGCAGGGCTTTCACGCCATCACCCTGGTCGCCGTTCAGGACGCCGCAGGCTTCTGGAAAAAGCGTG is a window from the Lujinxingia litoralis genome containing:
- a CDS encoding ABC transporter ATP-binding protein; amino-acid sequence: MRLRVEDLSRRFTSGDREVVALDHVSLTIEPGEFVAIVGKSGSGKTTLLNALGGLDTSYQGAVFLGDDAPPLHGLSEPELARARQRHLGYVFQHFNLLDHLSALENVALPAFFGGEFAGAPALARAAQLLAHVGLEALAHTRPPLLSGGQKQRVAIARALFQNPDILLCDEPTGSLDHATGLQILDIFESLNRTRNMTVILVTHERHVAARARRRIVIDQGRVIEDALQTPHREVSA
- a CDS encoding ABC transporter permease → MNSSFSPTRFRALVAQSLRQNRLHFALSGLGVAVGIATLVFFTALGQGVRTQILERVFVIGQLEVIDPTADAPSLGGLFGSGGGLNERMVQRVRDLDEVAAVFPKQKITFPASARGGKSLLGSDLTIEFIADGIPENLVDEDLKDPLGFTDHAAPSPCTADADCATGLSCAQNTCQPLACRPDDDLAQICGAQAYCHPQQHHCAWPIPVLAHPNLIELYNASLRTALKGSQGIGGQLPHLSEDLLVGLEFELVLGQSFLGRAGQSERQLERARLVGFSERAMPMGATLPLSIVQRLNAHYSGDDVAGIYHSLLVEAAANDQVPSLTARLTDELGLKLSSRHQQAERVGLLILLITLLFNLIALIILGISALNITHTFSMMVLKRRAEFGLMRALGATRRTIHLLVLGEATIVALLAALAGLAMGWLATLGIDLAFAHLVGDFPFKPDSLFGWRLWMPALGFGTALIFCWLGALIPARRAGHISPAAALTGR
- a CDS encoding FG-GAP repeat domain-containing protein, whose product is MRSLHRSIAIALLAMLFTGCGDCADTNGLTEPDDLDVSVDADTDDVGVPDTTTPDADDEDAHTLDTGPSCPALQSCGEDCCDEDQLCLAGSCVTPGASCESSLQCAADEFCEPTLGQCLPDLGDACIYRPEGNVFDPVVDVAWQATDDTPAPTHRQVMMTPSVVDITGDGIPEIIFSTFADHYYTNDGILRAVNGRTYEPVFDLTDPAHRVSAAASLAVGDIDRDGKNEIIAVLTGGHGLIAFDDHDTGWAEMWRTAPFPMGWDGAYLADLDGDGSVEVVGANRVFDGVSGAELCVNAAVSDTPQNSLVADLDGDGDLEVVAASGAFSFTRNPDGTADCPTAWTYDDGVGGYPAVADFGQFVGDTFEYGNFDGLPEVAIVTRRAQDALKLHDGRTGQRIWMAPMPTSGHPHYTDATCAGSLGAGPPTIADFNGDGLPNVATAGSCFYVVFNERGELMWKLPSQDFSSRVTGSSVFDFQGDGKAEVVYGDECFLRVYDGTGNGDGTTDIIFQIANTSGTTRELPVIVDVDRDYHAEIVVISNDYSAGLSQRCREDWPGFDDLGGSFAGVRVIRDVESRWVATRPVWNQHAYSVTNVCDGLDDSLCPGTANLPGAIPSPRLDNWRVEHLNNFRQNVQGEGLFNAPDLVVNQAQGTCNDDHLSLHFIASNQGSRGVIEGLPVALYYVDGDQELLIDVVPSDQLLAPGGRLELTYDWYDAPITSGDGEQVEVIARINDDGTGQRTLRECNEDNNELRATISCPCTNNDHCPRGHYCHNSGSCWPIQG
- a CDS encoding GNAT family N-acetyltransferase gives rise to the protein MQTSPLIRPLSPQDAPEIDRIQHLAYGEGLRELLDALVSRIHVAPDFCFAAQSPQHASLAAYILAHPWPADASPGLDNVITSLPDQSDAIHLHDMAVDPAFGGQGIATKLLDTLIDAARQQGFHAITLVAVQDAAGFWKKRGFTPLRPAAGYDDDALFMRRSLTP